In Kutzneria kofuensis, the DNA window CCCGGTGACGTGATCCGCATTCCCAACGTCGGTGCCTACGGCCCGACCGCGAGCCTGCTGATGTTCCTCGGCCGCCCCTCGCCCACCGAGGTCGTGGTGCGCGGCGACGAGATCGTGTCCGTTTCCCGGCTGGACCACAGCCGTTCGTACGACTACCAGGCGGTGGCCCGATGACCATGCAGATCTTCGCCGACAACACCCTCACCGGCAGCCGCGGCACCGTCGTTGTCAGCGGCGTCGCCTCCGACGCGCACACCTGGAACCTGGTGTTCCTGCAGCTGATGATCGAGGAGCTCGGCTACGACGTGGTCAACCTCGGCCCGTGCGTGTCGCCGGAGCTGCTGGTGGCCGAGTGCGAGCAGCACAAGCCGGCGCTGGTCGTGATCAGCAGCGTCAACGGCCACGGCTACCAGGACGGCCTGCGGCTGATCGACGAGATCCGCGGCAGCTCGGAGCTCGTGGCCACGCCGGTGGTGATCGGCGGCAAGCTCGGCGTCGCCGGCGAGCTGGACGAGGGCGCGGCGGCCCGGCTGATGTCGGCCGGTTTCGACGCCGTCTTCGAGGACGGCGCCAAGACCGTCGTCAGCTTCTACGACTTCATGGCTGCTCTGCCCTCGGCGGCGACACCGCTACCGGGCCGGACCAGGGTGGCGGTGTGAACGCCTGCTTCCCCACCCGGACCACGGGTGCCGCGGACGAGACCCCCGTCGACTTCGGGGAGTTCGTGCGCAGCCGGGGCGGCCGCGGCTCGATCGTGGCCCAGCCGAGGATGGGGTTCAGCGACCCGAACCGGATGCGAGAGGGGCTCATCGCCACCAAGAAGGCCGACGCCCAGACCGTCGGCACGCTCACCCTGGACAGCTACACCCGCGTCGGCGACCACGAGGCCGCGGACACCGCACTGCGGGAGGGCATCGCCCTCAACGGTTACCCGATCGTCAATCACCCGGTGGAGACCACCAAGTGGGTGCTGGACGGGGTCCGCGACGACGACTTCCCGGTGCAGGTGCGGCACGGATCGGCCACGCCGCTGGGCATCTTCGCCGCGCTGGTCGCGCTGAACCTCAACGCGACCGAGGGCGGACCGGTGTCGTACTGCCTGCCGTACGGGCGGACACCGTTGCAGGACTCGGTGCGCAACTGGTCGCAGTGCTGCGAGATGTTCACGCGGTTGCAGGAAGTCGGCGTCGAGCCGCACCTGGAGACGTTCGGCGGCTGCATGATGGGGCAGCTGTGCCCGCCCAGCATGCTGGTGGCGATCAGCGTGCTGGAGGCACTGTTCTTCTGCCACCACGGGCTGCGCAGTGTGTCCGTCAGCTACGCCCAGCAGACCAACCTCGACCAGGATGTCGAGGCGGTGCAAGCGCTTCGCGCGCTGTGCGCCGAGTTGTTGCCCACTGTCAACTGGCATGTGGTGATCTACACGTACATGGGCATGTACCCGGTGACCGACCACGGGTGCGACCGGCTGCTGGCGTCCGCTGCGGAACTCGCGGTGGCCACCGGGTCGGAACGGGTGATCGTCAAGACCGTCGCGGAGTCGCGGCGCATCCCGACGATCGCGGAGAACGTGGCGGCGCTGGAGCACGCGCACACCACGGCGCGGGCCTACCGTCCGGAGATCGGCGGTTCCACGGCGGAACTGGCGGATTCCCAGACGTACCAGGAGGCCCGCGCCCTTGTGCACGCCGTGTTGAACCTGCACAGCGACCTCGGGCAGGCGCTGCTGCTGGCGTTCAAGCAGGGATATCTGGATGTTCCCTACTGCCTGCACCCGGACAATGCGGGAAGGAGCCGCAGCTACATCGATGGGGATGGCTGGCTGCGGTGGGGTGAGGTCGGGTCGCTGCCGTTGGGGCACTTGGTGCCGCGCGGACGGTCCCGGCGCATCACTTCTAGCGGTTTGCTGGAGGACTTGTCATACGTTCGACGCAAATATGACGAGGAGCCGTCGACGCGTGCGGACAGGTCCGTCGAGGTCGGTGTCTGAGCAGGCGTCGTCGAGGGCAGCGGTGTGGAGAGTGGGCAGATGAGCGAGTCCGGAAACTTCGTTCCTGACGCGGGTGAGGCGCTCGCGCGTCGGCTGGGTGAGGTGCCGCCCGCCGAGCAGACCCGGATCCTGCTGGGTCTGGTGAGCGAGCACACCCTGGCCGTGCTGCAACGGATCCGTCCGGGGCGAGAAGTCCGGATCGGGCCCGACGAGGCCTTCCGCGAACTGGGCCTGGACTCGCTCGGCCTGGTCGAACTGCACACCCGGCTCGGCGACGAGACGGGGCTCGCCCTGCCGCCGACCATCGGCTTCGACTACCCGACACCGAACCTGCTGGCCGCGTACCTGCGTGCCGAGCTGCTCGGGCTGGCGGCGGAGGCGCCCGAACCGGTCGCCTCCGCCGCGGCCGACGACGAACCGATCGCCATCGTCGGCATCGGCTGCCGCCTGCCCGGCGGCGTGGACTCCCCGGACGCCCTGTGGCAGCTGGTGTCCGAGGGCCGGCACGTGCGCGACGAGTTCCCGACCGACCGCGGCTGGGACCTGGACCGACTGTACGACCCCGATCCCGACAACCCCGGCACGACCTATGTCCGGCACGGCGGCTTCCTGCCCGACGCCGCCGAGTTCGACGCCGACTTCTTCGGCATCAGCCCGCGCGAGGCGTCGGCGATGGACCCGCAGCAGCGGCTGGTGCTGGAAACCGCCTGGCAGGCCCTGGAACGCGCCGGCATCGACCCGCAGTCGTTGCGGGGCAGCCGGTCCGGCGTGTTCGTCGGCGCCGAGCCGCAGGAGTACGGCGTGCGCCTGCACGAGGCGCCGGACGGCTTCGACGGATACCTGTTGACCGGCAACGCTCCCAGCGTCGTCTCCGGGCGCGTCGCCTACACCCTGGGGCTGGAGGGCCCCACCCTGACCGTGGACACCGCGTGCTCGGGCTCCCTGGTCGCGCTGCACCTCGCCGTGCAGTCGCTGCGTCTCGGCGAGTGCACGCTGGCACTGGCCGGCGGCGTCGCGGTCATGGGCAGCCCGGGCACCTTCACGGCTTTCGCCCGTCAGCGCGGCCTTGCGCCGGACGGTGTGGTCAAGGCGTTCGCGGCAGCGGCCGACGGCACCGGCTTTGCCGAGGGCGTCGGCATTCTCGTGCTGGAGCGGCTGTCCGAGGCCCGGCGCAACGGGCACAACGTGTTGGCGGTGATCCGGGGTTCCGCGATCAACCAGGACGGTGCCTCCAACGGCATCACGGCCCCGAACGGGCTGGCCCAGCAGCGGGTCATCCGTCAGGCTCTGGCCAACGCCGGCCTCACGGCCGAGCAGGTGGACGCCGTCGAGGCGCACGGCACCGGCACCACACTCGGCGACCCGATCGAGGCCAACGCCTTGC includes these proteins:
- a CDS encoding cobalamin B12-binding domain-containing protein, whose amino-acid sequence is MTMQIFADNTLTGSRGTVVVSGVASDAHTWNLVFLQLMIEELGYDVVNLGPCVSPELLVAECEQHKPALVVISSVNGHGYQDGLRLIDEIRGSSELVATPVVIGGKLGVAGELDEGAAARLMSAGFDAVFEDGAKTVVSFYDFMAALPSAATPLPGRTRVAV
- a CDS encoding methylaspartate mutase; amino-acid sequence: MNACFPTRTTGAADETPVDFGEFVRSRGGRGSIVAQPRMGFSDPNRMREGLIATKKADAQTVGTLTLDSYTRVGDHEAADTALREGIALNGYPIVNHPVETTKWVLDGVRDDDFPVQVRHGSATPLGIFAALVALNLNATEGGPVSYCLPYGRTPLQDSVRNWSQCCEMFTRLQEVGVEPHLETFGGCMMGQLCPPSMLVAISVLEALFFCHHGLRSVSVSYAQQTNLDQDVEAVQALRALCAELLPTVNWHVVIYTYMGMYPVTDHGCDRLLASAAELAVATGSERVIVKTVAESRRIPTIAENVAALEHAHTTARAYRPEIGGSTAELADSQTYQEARALVHAVLNLHSDLGQALLLAFKQGYLDVPYCLHPDNAGRSRSYIDGDGWLRWGEVGSLPLGHLVPRGRSRRITSSGLLEDLSYVRRKYDEEPSTRADRSVEVGV